A region of Paractinoplanes abujensis DNA encodes the following proteins:
- a CDS encoding MFS transporter, with product MPLLPTLGRTVGTGVKAARLLVRGSVRGGAWATRRVGTARARGAANETGMIRLFDLHALSCAGDTLIAIGLAGTIFFNVPLGEARSKVALYLLITMVPFALLAPVVGPLLDHFRHGRRYALAVTMLGRAFLAYVISDHLFGWGLYPAAFGVLALSRAYGVARSAAVPRLLPEGVGLSQVGARASVYGTFAGAVVAPVGLLAFKFGPQWPLRVAMIIFIVGMVVSLRLPPRADSDPPEAVPRPWRTMLRLGRGEDRPLSGALVISTLIGSASLRLLYGFTLLFLAFVIMADQLATTVLGNDIGRQGAVGLIGGALAVGTFLSTAVGTRLRIRRPLALQSAGLTVVAAVGVLATLFYSLLMVTLLALLVAVFSGIAKLAVDATIQERVPERLRASAFSHSETVLMIAWVLGGGIGIIPLPGRLGVALATLLAVVAAGRAAYIATRLHNERLSGRADTPEPAPETEPAHAGAPGGPSRAPAPDEPPTRHDSRWSAPSAEPTDPWPEAPTVPSRTRANNTPPNRPATPPHQPTRAGRTERPRSEPTTRADHPRTEPPTRADHTRGEPTTRVDHTRGEPSSPAGRSRTEPPTKVDLGEPKKGWFARRKDKKAASEPPPPPPARSPEPPAAPQPDPAPAPPGFHVYRPSSADHPTNGHGDRN from the coding sequence ATGCCGCTGCTTCCCACCCTCGGACGCACCGTCGGCACCGGCGTCAAGGCAGCCCGCCTGCTGGTGCGAGGCTCCGTGCGCGGTGGAGCGTGGGCGACCCGCCGGGTCGGCACGGCCCGGGCCCGGGGCGCCGCCAACGAGACCGGCATGATCCGGCTCTTCGACCTGCACGCCCTCTCCTGCGCCGGCGACACGCTCATCGCGATCGGTCTGGCCGGCACGATCTTCTTCAACGTCCCGCTGGGCGAGGCGCGCAGCAAGGTGGCGCTCTACCTGCTCATCACGATGGTGCCGTTCGCGCTGCTGGCGCCCGTGGTCGGCCCGCTGCTCGACCATTTCCGGCACGGCCGGCGGTACGCGCTGGCGGTCACCATGCTGGGCCGGGCGTTCCTGGCCTATGTGATCTCCGATCACCTGTTCGGCTGGGGCCTTTATCCGGCGGCTTTCGGGGTGCTTGCGCTGTCCCGGGCGTACGGGGTGGCCCGGTCGGCCGCCGTGCCCCGGCTGCTGCCCGAGGGGGTCGGCCTGTCCCAGGTCGGCGCGCGGGCCAGCGTCTACGGCACGTTCGCGGGGGCCGTGGTGGCGCCGGTGGGCCTGCTCGCCTTCAAGTTCGGCCCGCAGTGGCCGCTGCGCGTGGCGATGATCATCTTCATCGTCGGCATGGTGGTGTCGCTGCGCCTGCCCCCGCGTGCCGACTCCGACCCGCCCGAGGCCGTGCCGCGCCCGTGGCGCACGATGCTGCGCCTGGGCCGCGGCGAGGACCGGCCACTGTCCGGCGCGCTGGTCATCTCGACCCTGATCGGCAGCGCCAGCCTGCGCCTGCTGTACGGCTTCACGCTGCTCTTCCTGGCCTTCGTGATCATGGCCGACCAGCTGGCCACGACGGTGCTGGGCAACGACATCGGCCGCCAGGGCGCGGTCGGCCTGATCGGCGGCGCGCTGGCCGTGGGCACCTTCCTGTCCACCGCCGTCGGCACCCGCCTGCGCATCCGGCGCCCGCTCGCGCTGCAGTCGGCCGGCCTGACCGTGGTGGCCGCCGTAGGCGTGCTGGCCACGCTCTTCTACAGCCTGCTCATGGTCACCCTGCTGGCGTTGCTGGTCGCCGTCTTCAGCGGCATCGCCAAGCTCGCCGTCGACGCCACCATCCAGGAACGCGTCCCCGAACGCCTGCGGGCCAGCGCCTTCTCCCACTCCGAAACGGTCCTGATGATCGCCTGGGTGCTGGGCGGCGGCATCGGCATCATCCCGCTCCCCGGCCGCCTCGGCGTCGCCCTGGCCACCCTGCTGGCAGTGGTGGCCGCGGGCCGGGCCGCCTACATCGCGACCCGCCTCCACAATGAACGCCTCAGCGGCCGCGCCGACACCCCTGAACCCGCCCCGGAAACGGAACCCGCCCACGCCGGCGCCCCCGGCGGCCCGTCCCGCGCCCCGGCCCCGGACGAGCCGCCCACCCGCCACGACTCCCGGTGGAGCGCCCCCTCGGCCGAGCCCACCGACCCGTGGCCCGAGGCCCCCACGGTGCCGTCCCGTACGCGCGCCAACAACACCCCCCCGAACCGCCCGGCCACACCTCCCCACCAGCCCACCCGCGCCGGCCGCACGGAGCGCCCGCGGAGCGAGCCCACCACCCGCGCCGACCACCCGCGGACCGAGCCGCCCACTCGTGCCGACCACACGCGCGGCGAGCCCACCACTCGTGTCGACCACACGCGCGGCGAGCCCTCCAGCCCGGCCGGCCGCTCGCGGACCGAGCCGCCCACCAAGGTCGATCTGGGTGAGCCCAAGAAGGGCTGGTTCGCCCGCCGCAAGGACAAGAAGGCCGCCTCCGAGCCGCCGCCTCCCCCGCCCGCACGCTCCCCCGAGCCGCCTGCAGCCCCGCAGCCGGACCCGGCACCGGCCCCGCCCGGCTTCCACGTCTATCGCCCGTCGTCGGCCGACCACCCCACCAACGGCCACGGAGACCGCAACTGA
- a CDS encoding futalosine hydrolase: MTLPLLVVTAVAAEAEAVRAGADPGHVVVEPVGVGPAAAAAGTARLLATGRYRAVISAGIAGGFVGRAAVGSVVIGVRSIAADLGAETPDGFLTVDELGFGSGVIPGDPALVKSLTEALPTAVPGDVVTLSTVTGTAATAERLARSYPQAVAEAMEGYGVAVAAHGLPFAELRSISNPIGPRDRAQWRLKEAFAALSTASAALWIACG; the protein is encoded by the coding sequence ATGACTTTGCCCCTGCTCGTGGTCACGGCTGTGGCCGCCGAGGCCGAAGCTGTGCGGGCCGGCGCGGATCCCGGCCATGTGGTGGTCGAGCCGGTCGGTGTGGGCCCAGCTGCCGCGGCCGCCGGCACCGCGCGCCTGTTGGCCACCGGCCGCTATCGGGCGGTCATCTCGGCCGGCATCGCGGGCGGCTTCGTGGGGCGCGCAGCCGTCGGTTCCGTCGTGATCGGCGTCCGCAGCATCGCGGCCGATTTGGGAGCGGAGACCCCCGACGGCTTCCTGACCGTCGACGAGCTCGGTTTCGGCTCGGGCGTGATCCCCGGCGACCCCGCGCTCGTGAAGTCGCTCACCGAGGCGCTGCCCACCGCTGTCCCCGGCGACGTCGTGACCCTGAGCACGGTCACCGGCACCGCCGCCACGGCCGAGCGTCTGGCCCGCAGTTATCCACAGGCTGTGGCCGAGGCGATGGAGGGCTACGGGGTCGCGGTCGCCGCCCACGGGCTTCCCTTCGCCGAGCTGCGCAGCATTTCCAACCCGATCGGCCCGCGAGACCGTGCGCAGTGGCGGCTCAAAGAGGCCTTCGCAGCGTTGTCCACAGCTTCCGCGGCATTGTGGATAGCCTGTGGATAA